In Bradyrhizobium symbiodeficiens, the genomic stretch CCGCCACAACGTCTTGAGCCGGCTGGCCCCATCGAGATAGGCGGCCTCTTCCATCTCGAACGGAATGTCCTCGAAATAGGAGACCAGCAGCCAGATCGCGAAGGGAAGTGAGAACGACAGATAGATCAGGATGATGCCCTGATAGGTGTCGATCCAGCCGATGTTTCGCAGCACCAGGAAGTAAGGGATGATGATGCCGACCGGCGGCAGCATCTGCGTTGCCAGAACGTAGAAGCCGGCAAACTTCTTGCCGCGGAAGCGCAGGCGCGCCAAGGCATAAGCCGCCGGCACGGCCATCAGCATGGTGACGATGGTGGTGCCGACGGAGATGATGGCGCTGGAGAGCAGATTCGGAAGGATTGATCCAGAGCCGAACAGGACGTCGCGATAGGCGTCCAAGGTCGGAGCGAACACCAACTTGGGCGGATAGGCCAACACGTCGGGATCGGTCTTGAGCGAATTCATCACGCTCCAGATGATCGGAAACGTCCAGGCCAGCAGGAAGACCATGGAGATTGCGAGCAGGGCGAAGACGCGCAGGCGCTTTGCGGTCATTTTGCCCTCCGCATGGCAAACAGGATGCCGGAGATGATGATGGTGACGATCAGCAGCGCAACGGCGAGCGCCGAGCCGTAGCCGATCGAGAGCTCGGTGA encodes the following:
- a CDS encoding carbohydrate ABC transporter permease, producing the protein MTAKRLRVFALLAISMVFLLAWTFPIIWSVMNSLKTDPDVLAYPPKLVFAPTLDAYRDVLFGSGSILPNLLSSAIISVGTTIVTMLMAVPAAYALARLRFRGKKFAGFYVLATQMLPPVGIIIPYFLVLRNIGWIDTYQGIILIYLSFSLPFAIWLLVSYFEDIPFEMEEAAYLDGASRLKTLWRIIIPQVRGGIAVTVVFVFLNAWNEFLFAVVLSGNTVRPVTVAMFNFVSVEQTLWAKLAAVSVLAMLPVVVLGVVAQKHIVKGLTVGAVKGGGRR